A single window of Cellulomonas sp. NTE-D12 DNA harbors:
- a CDS encoding glycosyltransferase gives MYDIPIRSMTYRDPWELPFVDRLRMFRAEATKVAYYYRGPDASTFRYRCFNTARALNTHVPGVSASWFWERDGDRLLSVAKEADVLVVCRVPYSDQVAQLMAVAKRFGTRVVFDIDDYVFDIAMVPEVVRTLDQYEGTLEPAEHMWNWWFASFARMRQTIELADELVVTNDYLAARSREVVSKPVRVVPNFMGEEQIAYSDALVAARSAAGNSRDGALHLGYFSGTPTHNRDFGLVSSAVARVLRRDSSVRLRLVGYLDLKDSALADLQDRIDVVPPTDYMELQRLIAETEVNIAPLQDNRFTNCKSELKYFDAAVVGVPTLASPTYTMSRAIEHDRNGWLVRVDEWDEYLGRIVDEYATKGPAMGEAAREHARTAYAPPAMVGSILSALALGDAVPA, from the coding sequence ATGTATGACATCCCGATCCGGTCGATGACCTACCGGGACCCGTGGGAGCTCCCGTTCGTCGACCGGCTCCGGATGTTCCGCGCCGAGGCCACCAAGGTGGCGTACTACTACCGCGGTCCGGACGCCAGCACGTTCCGCTACCGGTGCTTCAACACGGCCAGGGCCCTGAACACGCACGTCCCCGGCGTGAGCGCGAGCTGGTTCTGGGAGCGGGACGGCGACCGGCTGCTGTCCGTCGCCAAGGAGGCGGACGTGCTCGTCGTCTGCCGGGTGCCGTACAGCGACCAGGTCGCTCAGCTGATGGCGGTGGCCAAGCGGTTCGGCACGCGGGTCGTGTTCGACATCGACGACTACGTGTTCGACATCGCGATGGTGCCCGAGGTGGTGCGGACGCTCGACCAGTACGAGGGCACGCTCGAGCCCGCCGAGCACATGTGGAACTGGTGGTTCGCGTCGTTCGCCCGCATGCGGCAGACGATCGAGCTGGCGGACGAGCTGGTGGTGACCAACGACTACCTGGCCGCACGGTCCCGCGAGGTCGTGTCCAAGCCGGTACGGGTGGTGCCCAACTTCATGGGCGAGGAGCAGATCGCCTACTCGGACGCGTTGGTGGCCGCCCGGTCGGCAGCGGGCAACAGTCGCGACGGCGCCCTGCACCTCGGCTACTTCAGCGGGACGCCGACGCACAACCGCGACTTCGGCCTGGTCTCGTCGGCCGTGGCGCGGGTGCTGCGTCGGGACAGCTCGGTCCGGCTGCGGCTGGTGGGCTACCTGGACCTGAAGGACTCCGCGCTGGCGGACCTTCAGGACCGGATCGACGTGGTGCCGCCCACGGACTACATGGAGCTGCAGCGGCTCATCGCCGAGACCGAGGTGAACATCGCGCCGCTGCAGGACAACAGGTTCACCAACTGCAAGTCCGAGCTCAAGTACTTCGACGCCGCGGTGGTCGGTGTGCCGACCCTCGCCTCGCCGACGTACACCATGTCCCGAGCGATCGAGCACGACCGCAACGGCTGGTTGGTGCGCGTGGACGAGTGGGACGAGTACCTGGGTCGCATCGTGGACGAGTACGCGACGAAGGGCCCCGCCATGGGCGAGGCCGCCCGCGAGCATGCGCGTACCGCCTACGCACCGCCGGCGATGGTCGGGTCCATCCTCTCCGCGCTCGCGCTGGGGGACGCCGTCCCGGCCTGA
- the rfbD gene encoding dTDP-4-dehydrorhamnose reductase, with product MRWLVVGAAGMLGQDLVPLLEARSHDVVGIDRAEVDITDPASTTNLVDGFDVLVNVAAYTAVDKAESDEAAAFAVNAVGPANLARAARAAGARMVQISTDYVFDGHADQPYDEDAPIAPRSAYGRTKAAGEWAVRAEAPDHLIVRTAWLYGQHGPCFPRTIARVAAEKGGLDVVDDQVGQPTWTVDLSDLVERLVAAGAPAGTYHGTSAGQTSWFGFAQAAVAAAGMDPGIVRPTTSEGFVRPAPRPAYSVLGHGALAAADVVPIRGWEAAWSEAAGAVLG from the coding sequence GTGCGCTGGTTGGTGGTCGGAGCCGCAGGGATGCTGGGCCAGGACCTCGTCCCGCTGCTCGAGGCGCGGTCGCACGACGTGGTGGGCATCGACCGGGCCGAGGTGGACATCACGGACCCGGCGAGCACCACGAACCTCGTCGACGGTTTCGACGTGCTGGTCAACGTCGCGGCCTACACCGCCGTCGACAAGGCGGAGTCGGACGAGGCCGCCGCGTTCGCCGTCAACGCGGTCGGGCCGGCCAACCTCGCCCGGGCCGCTCGTGCGGCCGGCGCCCGGATGGTCCAGATCTCCACGGACTACGTCTTCGACGGTCACGCCGACCAGCCGTACGACGAGGACGCGCCGATCGCGCCGCGGTCCGCCTACGGACGCACCAAGGCCGCGGGCGAGTGGGCGGTCCGCGCCGAGGCGCCGGACCACCTCATCGTGCGGACGGCGTGGCTCTACGGCCAGCACGGCCCGTGCTTCCCCCGGACGATCGCTCGGGTGGCCGCCGAGAAGGGCGGTCTCGACGTGGTGGACGACCAGGTGGGCCAGCCGACGTGGACGGTGGACCTGTCCGACCTGGTCGAGCGCCTGGTCGCGGCGGGTGCGCCCGCCGGCACCTACCACGGCACCTCGGCGGGGCAGACGTCGTGGTTCGGCTTCGCGCAGGCGGCGGTCGCGGCGGCCGGGATGGATCCCGGCATCGTGCGGCCCACCACGAGCGAGGGCTTCGTGCGACCGGCCCCCCGGCCCGCCTACTCGGTGCTCGGGCACGGCGCGCTGGCCGCTGCGGACGTGGTGCCCATCCGCGGCTGGGAGGCGGCCTGGTCGGAGGCGGCGGGCGCCGTCCTCGGCTGA
- a CDS encoding dTDP-4-dehydrorhamnose 3,5-epimerase family protein, whose product MTYRELAIPGAWEITPVQHGDPRGVFLEFFQGGAFEQTVGHRFGLAQGNCSVSAAGVLRGIHYADVPPSQAKYVTCPKGAVLDVVIDVRVGSPTFAQWDTVLLDDVDRRAIYLSEGLGHAFFSLEDDSTVLYLCSTPFTPAREHGVHPLDPTVGIEWPTTDRAGRPVTPQLSDKDTAAPTLLEAAERGLLPTWEQTRAFAEQLAG is encoded by the coding sequence ATGACGTACCGCGAGCTCGCGATCCCCGGCGCGTGGGAGATCACGCCTGTGCAGCACGGGGACCCCCGCGGCGTGTTCCTCGAGTTCTTCCAGGGCGGTGCGTTCGAGCAGACCGTCGGCCACCGGTTCGGGCTCGCGCAGGGCAACTGCTCGGTGTCCGCAGCCGGCGTGCTGCGCGGCATCCACTACGCGGACGTCCCGCCGAGCCAGGCGAAGTACGTCACCTGCCCCAAGGGCGCCGTGCTCGACGTCGTCATCGACGTCCGGGTGGGATCGCCGACGTTCGCGCAGTGGGACACGGTGCTGCTCGACGACGTCGACCGTCGTGCGATCTACCTCTCCGAAGGGCTCGGCCACGCGTTCTTCTCGCTGGAGGACGACTCGACCGTGCTGTACCTGTGCAGCACGCCCTTCACCCCGGCGCGAGAGCACGGCGTCCACCCGCTGGACCCCACCGTGGGGATCGAGTGGCCGACCACCGACCGCGCGGGACGCCCGGTGACGCCCCAGCTGTCCGACAAGGACACCGCGGCGCCGACGCTGCTCGAGGCGGCCGAGCGGGGCCTGCTGCCCACCTGGGAGCAGACGCGGGCGTTCGCCGAGCAACTCGCCGGCTGA
- a CDS encoding glycosyltransferase family 1 protein, producing MRVLLDATAIPVERGGVGRYVDELAAHLPGAGVDVAVLAQRRDVSHFTALLGAGRVVPAPGPVARRPVRLVWEQLGLPLQAWRWRPDVLHSPHYTMPVLAGVPAVVTLHDATFFSDPDLHLPTKAAFFRAATRVAVHRADALVVPSAATRDEVVRYTGADTARFTVAFHGVDASRFHPAGEEEQARARGLLDLPDGMPYLAFLGTLEPRKNVPALVRGWVKACQGLANPPALVLAGGPGWDPDIEQAVQSVPPHLVLRRPGYLPVDALAGYLSGAALVVYPSLGEGFGLPVLEAMASGACVLTTRRLSLPEVGGDAVAYCEPDVDAIGVALGELLAEPARRSALAAAAVERAGTFTWAAAAEAHARAYTSALRRRGRTG from the coding sequence ATGCGGGTCCTTCTCGATGCCACGGCCATCCCGGTCGAACGCGGCGGTGTGGGCCGCTACGTCGACGAGCTCGCCGCGCACCTACCCGGGGCCGGCGTCGACGTGGCCGTGCTGGCGCAACGTCGCGACGTCTCCCACTTCACCGCGCTCCTCGGCGCCGGCCGCGTGGTACCCGCGCCCGGGCCCGTCGCCCGACGTCCGGTGCGGCTCGTGTGGGAGCAGCTCGGCCTGCCGCTCCAGGCGTGGCGGTGGCGGCCGGACGTGCTGCACAGCCCCCACTACACGATGCCCGTCCTGGCGGGCGTGCCCGCGGTGGTCACGCTGCACGACGCGACGTTCTTCAGCGACCCGGATCTGCACCTCCCGACGAAGGCGGCGTTCTTCCGTGCGGCGACCCGGGTCGCGGTGCACCGCGCCGACGCCCTCGTCGTCCCCTCCGCCGCCACCAGGGACGAGGTCGTCCGGTACACGGGCGCGGATACCGCGCGCTTCACCGTCGCCTTCCACGGCGTCGACGCCTCGCGCTTCCATCCGGCCGGCGAGGAGGAGCAGGCACGGGCGCGCGGCCTGCTCGACCTCCCCGACGGCATGCCGTACCTGGCGTTCCTCGGCACCCTCGAGCCCCGCAAGAACGTGCCGGCCCTGGTCCGGGGCTGGGTGAAGGCGTGCCAGGGGCTGGCGAACCCGCCGGCCCTGGTGCTCGCCGGAGGCCCGGGCTGGGACCCGGACATCGAGCAGGCGGTGCAGTCCGTGCCGCCGCACCTGGTGCTGCGCAGGCCTGGCTACCTGCCCGTGGACGCCCTCGCCGGGTACCTGTCCGGTGCGGCGCTGGTCGTCTACCCGAGCCTCGGCGAGGGCTTCGGCCTGCCCGTCCTCGAGGCGATGGCCAGTGGCGCGTGCGTGCTGACCACCCGCCGGCTCTCCCTGCCCGAGGTGGGTGGGGACGCGGTCGCCTACTGCGAGCCCGACGTCGACGCCATCGGCGTCGCGCTGGGGGAGCTGCTGGCCGAGCCGGCACGTCGCTCGGCGCTGGCCGCCGCGGCCGTCGAACGTGCCGGGACGTTCACGTGGGCGGCCGCGGCCGAGGCGCACGCGCGGGCGTACACCTCGGCGCTGCGCCGGAGGGGTCGCACGGGCTGA
- a CDS encoding glycosyltransferase family 1 protein, whose translation MADPVRVALTVEQCWQRVPGGSGTYVAALTEALAGRTDLDLVGLAARHAEGVEPRPAPSGPVRHSPLPRIALYEAWNRLRRPLAESTTGAVDVVHATTWALPGHRAPLVVTVHDLAFLRDPAHFTRRGNGYFRRALDLVRAEAAQVVVPSAMTARDCADAGIDRSRVTVVPHGVRAREVSEAERVAWRRRYGVDRPYVLWCGTLEPRKNVDRLVAAFAAARAAGTLDADLVLVGPSGWGDAENRVADALTHVPPGSVHLLGRLSDEDLQVAYSGATCFAFPSLWEGFGMPVLEAMAHGVPVVTSAGSAMAEFAGEVGWTVDPTDVDAIAAGLVAAATSGTAGPESARVAARYTWAAAAEGHAEVYLRAAL comes from the coding sequence GTGGCAGACCCCGTCCGCGTCGCGCTCACGGTCGAGCAGTGCTGGCAGCGCGTCCCCGGCGGGTCGGGCACGTACGTCGCGGCGCTCACCGAGGCGCTCGCGGGGCGCACGGACCTGGACCTGGTCGGCCTGGCTGCCCGGCACGCCGAGGGCGTGGAGCCCCGACCTGCACCCAGCGGCCCCGTCCGGCACTCTCCGCTCCCTCGCATCGCGCTGTACGAGGCGTGGAACCGGCTGCGGCGCCCGCTCGCGGAGTCCACCACCGGTGCGGTCGACGTCGTGCACGCCACGACCTGGGCGCTCCCGGGGCACCGCGCGCCGCTGGTGGTGACGGTCCACGACCTGGCGTTCCTGCGGGACCCCGCGCACTTCACGCGACGGGGCAACGGCTACTTCCGGCGGGCGCTGGACCTGGTGCGGGCCGAGGCGGCGCAGGTGGTGGTCCCGTCCGCCATGACGGCTCGGGACTGCGCCGACGCGGGCATCGACCGGTCCCGGGTCACCGTCGTGCCGCACGGGGTGCGCGCCCGGGAGGTGTCCGAGGCGGAGCGCGTGGCGTGGCGACGCCGGTACGGGGTCGACCGCCCGTACGTCCTGTGGTGCGGAACCCTGGAGCCCCGCAAGAACGTGGATCGCCTGGTCGCCGCGTTCGCCGCCGCGCGGGCTGCGGGGACCCTGGACGCGGACCTGGTGCTCGTGGGCCCGAGCGGCTGGGGCGACGCCGAGAACCGCGTGGCCGACGCCCTGACGCACGTGCCGCCCGGCTCGGTGCACCTGCTCGGACGGTTGTCCGACGAGGACCTCCAGGTCGCCTACTCCGGTGCGACCTGCTTCGCGTTCCCGTCGTTGTGGGAGGGGTTCGGCATGCCCGTCCTCGAGGCGATGGCGCACGGTGTGCCGGTGGTGACCTCGGCGGGCTCGGCGATGGCCGAGTTCGCCGGTGAGGTGGGGTGGACGGTGGACCCGACGGACGTCGACGCGATCGCGGCCGGTCTCGTCGCGGCTGCGACGTCCGGCACGGCCGGCCCAGAGTCCGCTCGGGTCGCCGCCCGGTACACGTGGGCGGCGGCGGCGGAAGGCCATGCGGAGGTCTACCTGCGGGCGGCGCTCTGA